A region from the Fundulus heteroclitus isolate FHET01 chromosome 22, MU-UCD_Fhet_4.1, whole genome shotgun sequence genome encodes:
- the phactr2 gene encoding phosphatase and actin regulator 2 isoform X4, translating into MEDEEGDTYPEMRRFAPLLPLPRHRSQSDTSGFRSRVMCRLRGARSVDGLEKSSVASCDVVVDNTSSTQNAHGSRQQRGKLSTLGKLFKPWKWRKKKTSDKFQDLSKVLERKISTRQTREELIRKGVLIPEQDEPISSENLNGHASSSLTPEEVKVDIESPEAPAEGPAAGPVGTEGKTSAKSSNPKKTGGASKATPTTTSTPRSRVSKDAAARSEGTAAKPSRKSDPPTSSSEPQKASTETPSQPEELKSSPLSSHSKSHPSKTSGSKTEGPQVASKPDLNDIDSREETHKVVAPETTDQSSHINQTTEDTSFTGGEKNNSAQGEKRERTGVEEGEDVEKQRETDCSKDNGSRSAEGESEKPQGLSVKTDQAEVTVIPDRPRDSQTSDSDSDGPILYRTDDDDDEDDEDDYTNSSLASKIRRRDTLNIKLGNRPSKKELEEKNILPRSSETERHELRQQIGSKLVRRLSQRPTTEELEQRNILKQINEAEEKEAKQEIKRRLTRKLSVRPTVAELIARRILRFNEYVEVTDAKDYDRRADKPWTRLTPADKAAIRKELNEFKSREMEVHEDSKQFTRFHRP; encoded by the exons TTGATGGCCTGGAGAAATCATCTGTGGCCAGCTGTGACGTGGTGGTGGACAACACCTCCAGTACCCAGAATGCCCATGGGTCACGACAGCAGCGAGGCAAGCTGTCGACGCTGGGAAAGCTGTTCAAACCCTGGAagtggaggaagaagaaaaccaGCGACAAATTCCAAGATCTCTCCAAAG ttcTAGAGAGAAAAATCTCCACCAGGCAAACAAGAGAGGAGCTCATCAGGAAAGGGGTCCTCATCCCCGAACAAG ATGAGCCGATCAGTAGTGAAAACCTCAACGGCCACGCGTCGTCCAGTTTGACCCCAGAGGAAGTCAAAGTGGACATCGAGTCTCCTGAAGCCCCAGCTGAGGGACCAGCCGCTGGACCAGTCGGCACAGAGGGAAAGACATCAG CAAAATCATCAAATCCAAAGAAGACGGGAGGCGCGAGTAAAGCCACCCCTACCACCACCTCCACACCTCGTTCTCGGGTGTCCAAGGATGCTGCGGCCCGGTCTGAAGGAACAGCTGCAAAGCCCAGCAGGAAATCGGACCCTCCAACTTCTTCGTCTGAACCTCAGAAAGCCTCCACAGAGACTCCTAGTCAGCCTGAGGAGTTAAAATCATCTCCACTTTCCTCACACAGCAAGTCTCATCCATCCAAAACCTCTGGAAGCAAGACAGAGGGACCTCAGGTTGCGTCTAAACCTGATCTAAATGACATTGATTCAAGGGAAGAGACTCACAAAGTTGTAGCTCCTGAGACTACAGACCAGTCGTCTCATATCAACCAGACTACAGAGGACACCTCCTTCacaggaggagagaaaaacaacagcGCACAGGGGGAGAAACGTGAAAGGACAGGAGTGGAGGAAGGAGAAGATGtggaaaagcaaagagaaaCAGATTGTAGTAAAGACAACGGCTCAAG GTCAGCAGAGGGCGAGTCAGAAAAGCCTCAGGGCCTGAGCGTGAAGACGGATCAGGCTGAGGTGACCGTCATCCCCGACAGGCCAAGAGACAGCCAGACCAGCGATTCTGACTCGGACGGGCCGATCCTGTACAGGACCGACGATGACGACGACGAGGACGACGAAGATGACTACACAAACA GCTCTTTGGCCAGCAAGATCCGCCGACGCGACACCCTGAACATTAAGCTGGGCAACCGACCCAGCAAGAAGGAGTTGGAGGAGAAAAACATTCTGCCAAGAAGCTCGGAGACGGAGAGACACGAGCTCCGCCAGCAGATAGGCTCCAAATTAGTCAG ACGCCTGAGCCAAAGACCCACCacagaggagctggagcagagaAATATCCTCAAAC aaataaatgaagctgAGGAGAAAGAAGCCAAGCAAGAGATTAAAAGGAGACTCACCAGAAAG CTGAGTGTGAGGCCCACAGTGGCAGAGCTCATTGCTCGGAGGATCCTGCGGTTTAACGAGTACGTGGAGGTGACGGACGCCAAGGATTACGATCGGCGGGCGGACAAACCGTGGACACGGCTGACTCCTGCCGACAAG GCTGCTATACGTAAGGAGCTGAATGAGTTTAAGAGCCGAGAGATGGAGGTTCATGAAGACAGCAAACAGTTTACAAG
- the phactr2 gene encoding phosphatase and actin regulator 2 isoform X1 has protein sequence MEDEEGDTYPEMRRFAPLLPLPRHRSQSDTSGFRSRVMCRLRGARSVDGLEKSSVASCDVVVDNTSSTQNAHGSRQQRGKLSTLGKLFKPWKWRKKKTSDKFQDLSKVLERKISTRQTREELIRKGVLIPEQDEPISSENLNGHASSSLTPEEVKVDIESPEAPAEGPAAGPVGTEGKTSEKSVTKPPGRTNQVRPRDAPAKKQQTTAVATAGRAAGSTTAATAAATRHKEGASGAKKTAKATGKTATSTQAKANPRHTNTAGRGVAKSSNPKKTGGASKATPTTTSTPRSRVSKDAAARSEGTAAKPSRKSDPPTSSSEPQKASTETPSQPEELKSSPLSSHSKSHPSKTSGSKTEGPQVASKPDLNDIDSREETHKVVAPETTDQSSHINQTTEDTSFTGGEKNNSAQGEKRERTGVEEGEDVEKQRETDCSKDNGSRSAEGESEKPQGLSVKTDQAEVTVIPDRPRDSQTSDSDSDGPILYRTDDDDDEDDEDDYTNSSLASKIRRRDTLNIKLGNRPSKKELEEKNILPRSSETERHELRQQIGSKLVRRLSQRPTTEELEQRNILKQINEAEEKEAKQEIKRRLTRKLSVRPTVAELIARRILRFNEYVEVTDAKDYDRRADKPWTRLTPADKAAIRKELNEFKSREMEVHEDSKQFTRFHRP, from the exons TTGATGGCCTGGAGAAATCATCTGTGGCCAGCTGTGACGTGGTGGTGGACAACACCTCCAGTACCCAGAATGCCCATGGGTCACGACAGCAGCGAGGCAAGCTGTCGACGCTGGGAAAGCTGTTCAAACCCTGGAagtggaggaagaagaaaaccaGCGACAAATTCCAAGATCTCTCCAAAG ttcTAGAGAGAAAAATCTCCACCAGGCAAACAAGAGAGGAGCTCATCAGGAAAGGGGTCCTCATCCCCGAACAAG ATGAGCCGATCAGTAGTGAAAACCTCAACGGCCACGCGTCGTCCAGTTTGACCCCAGAGGAAGTCAAAGTGGACATCGAGTCTCCTGAAGCCCCAGCTGAGGGACCAGCCGCTGGACCAGTCGGCACAGAGGGAAAGACATCAG AGAAGAGCGTTACTAAACCTCCTGGCCGGACAAACCAGGTGCGGCCTCGAGACGCTCCAGCTAAAAAACAGCAAACTACCGCTGTGGCCACTGCTGGGAGAGCTGCTGGCAGCACCACCGCCGCCACCGCCGCTGCAACCAGGCACAAAGAAGGTGCCTCAGGAGCTAAAAAGACAGCTAAGGCCACAGGAAAGACCGCCACGTCCACACAGGCTAAAGCTAACCCACGGCACACTAACACCGCAGGTCGAGGGGTTG CAAAATCATCAAATCCAAAGAAGACGGGAGGCGCGAGTAAAGCCACCCCTACCACCACCTCCACACCTCGTTCTCGGGTGTCCAAGGATGCTGCGGCCCGGTCTGAAGGAACAGCTGCAAAGCCCAGCAGGAAATCGGACCCTCCAACTTCTTCGTCTGAACCTCAGAAAGCCTCCACAGAGACTCCTAGTCAGCCTGAGGAGTTAAAATCATCTCCACTTTCCTCACACAGCAAGTCTCATCCATCCAAAACCTCTGGAAGCAAGACAGAGGGACCTCAGGTTGCGTCTAAACCTGATCTAAATGACATTGATTCAAGGGAAGAGACTCACAAAGTTGTAGCTCCTGAGACTACAGACCAGTCGTCTCATATCAACCAGACTACAGAGGACACCTCCTTCacaggaggagagaaaaacaacagcGCACAGGGGGAGAAACGTGAAAGGACAGGAGTGGAGGAAGGAGAAGATGtggaaaagcaaagagaaaCAGATTGTAGTAAAGACAACGGCTCAAG GTCAGCAGAGGGCGAGTCAGAAAAGCCTCAGGGCCTGAGCGTGAAGACGGATCAGGCTGAGGTGACCGTCATCCCCGACAGGCCAAGAGACAGCCAGACCAGCGATTCTGACTCGGACGGGCCGATCCTGTACAGGACCGACGATGACGACGACGAGGACGACGAAGATGACTACACAAACA GCTCTTTGGCCAGCAAGATCCGCCGACGCGACACCCTGAACATTAAGCTGGGCAACCGACCCAGCAAGAAGGAGTTGGAGGAGAAAAACATTCTGCCAAGAAGCTCGGAGACGGAGAGACACGAGCTCCGCCAGCAGATAGGCTCCAAATTAGTCAG ACGCCTGAGCCAAAGACCCACCacagaggagctggagcagagaAATATCCTCAAAC aaataaatgaagctgAGGAGAAAGAAGCCAAGCAAGAGATTAAAAGGAGACTCACCAGAAAG CTGAGTGTGAGGCCCACAGTGGCAGAGCTCATTGCTCGGAGGATCCTGCGGTTTAACGAGTACGTGGAGGTGACGGACGCCAAGGATTACGATCGGCGGGCGGACAAACCGTGGACACGGCTGACTCCTGCCGACAAG GCTGCTATACGTAAGGAGCTGAATGAGTTTAAGAGCCGAGAGATGGAGGTTCATGAAGACAGCAAACAGTTTACAAG
- the phactr2 gene encoding phosphatase and actin regulator 2 isoform X3, which produces MEHDVDGLEKSSVASCDVVVDNTSSTQNAHGSRQQRGKLSTLGKLFKPWKWRKKKTSDKFQDLSKVLERKISTRQTREELIRKGVLIPEQDEPISSENLNGHASSSLTPEEVKVDIESPEAPAEGPAAGPVGTEGKTSEKSVTKPPGRTNQVRPRDAPAKKQQTTAVATAGRAAGSTTAATAAATRHKEGASGAKKTAKATGKTATSTQAKANPRHTNTAGRGVAKSSNPKKTGGASKATPTTTSTPRSRVSKDAAARSEGTAAKPSRKSDPPTSSSEPQKASTETPSQPEELKSSPLSSHSKSHPSKTSGSKTEGPQVASKPDLNDIDSREETHKVVAPETTDQSSHINQTTEDTSFTGGEKNNSAQGEKRERTGVEEGEDVEKQRETDCSKDNGSRSAEGESEKPQGLSVKTDQAEVTVIPDRPRDSQTSDSDSDGPILYRTDDDDDEDDEDDYTNSSLASKIRRRDTLNIKLGNRPSKKELEEKNILPRSSETERHELRQQIGSKLVRRLSQRPTTEELEQRNILKQINEAEEKEAKQEIKRRLTRKLSVRPTVAELIARRILRFNEYVEVTDAKDYDRRADKPWTRLTPADKAAIRKELNEFKSREMEVHEDSKQFTRFHRP; this is translated from the exons TTGATGGCCTGGAGAAATCATCTGTGGCCAGCTGTGACGTGGTGGTGGACAACACCTCCAGTACCCAGAATGCCCATGGGTCACGACAGCAGCGAGGCAAGCTGTCGACGCTGGGAAAGCTGTTCAAACCCTGGAagtggaggaagaagaaaaccaGCGACAAATTCCAAGATCTCTCCAAAG ttcTAGAGAGAAAAATCTCCACCAGGCAAACAAGAGAGGAGCTCATCAGGAAAGGGGTCCTCATCCCCGAACAAG ATGAGCCGATCAGTAGTGAAAACCTCAACGGCCACGCGTCGTCCAGTTTGACCCCAGAGGAAGTCAAAGTGGACATCGAGTCTCCTGAAGCCCCAGCTGAGGGACCAGCCGCTGGACCAGTCGGCACAGAGGGAAAGACATCAG AGAAGAGCGTTACTAAACCTCCTGGCCGGACAAACCAGGTGCGGCCTCGAGACGCTCCAGCTAAAAAACAGCAAACTACCGCTGTGGCCACTGCTGGGAGAGCTGCTGGCAGCACCACCGCCGCCACCGCCGCTGCAACCAGGCACAAAGAAGGTGCCTCAGGAGCTAAAAAGACAGCTAAGGCCACAGGAAAGACCGCCACGTCCACACAGGCTAAAGCTAACCCACGGCACACTAACACCGCAGGTCGAGGGGTTG CAAAATCATCAAATCCAAAGAAGACGGGAGGCGCGAGTAAAGCCACCCCTACCACCACCTCCACACCTCGTTCTCGGGTGTCCAAGGATGCTGCGGCCCGGTCTGAAGGAACAGCTGCAAAGCCCAGCAGGAAATCGGACCCTCCAACTTCTTCGTCTGAACCTCAGAAAGCCTCCACAGAGACTCCTAGTCAGCCTGAGGAGTTAAAATCATCTCCACTTTCCTCACACAGCAAGTCTCATCCATCCAAAACCTCTGGAAGCAAGACAGAGGGACCTCAGGTTGCGTCTAAACCTGATCTAAATGACATTGATTCAAGGGAAGAGACTCACAAAGTTGTAGCTCCTGAGACTACAGACCAGTCGTCTCATATCAACCAGACTACAGAGGACACCTCCTTCacaggaggagagaaaaacaacagcGCACAGGGGGAGAAACGTGAAAGGACAGGAGTGGAGGAAGGAGAAGATGtggaaaagcaaagagaaaCAGATTGTAGTAAAGACAACGGCTCAAG GTCAGCAGAGGGCGAGTCAGAAAAGCCTCAGGGCCTGAGCGTGAAGACGGATCAGGCTGAGGTGACCGTCATCCCCGACAGGCCAAGAGACAGCCAGACCAGCGATTCTGACTCGGACGGGCCGATCCTGTACAGGACCGACGATGACGACGACGAGGACGACGAAGATGACTACACAAACA GCTCTTTGGCCAGCAAGATCCGCCGACGCGACACCCTGAACATTAAGCTGGGCAACCGACCCAGCAAGAAGGAGTTGGAGGAGAAAAACATTCTGCCAAGAAGCTCGGAGACGGAGAGACACGAGCTCCGCCAGCAGATAGGCTCCAAATTAGTCAG ACGCCTGAGCCAAAGACCCACCacagaggagctggagcagagaAATATCCTCAAAC aaataaatgaagctgAGGAGAAAGAAGCCAAGCAAGAGATTAAAAGGAGACTCACCAGAAAG CTGAGTGTGAGGCCCACAGTGGCAGAGCTCATTGCTCGGAGGATCCTGCGGTTTAACGAGTACGTGGAGGTGACGGACGCCAAGGATTACGATCGGCGGGCGGACAAACCGTGGACACGGCTGACTCCTGCCGACAAG GCTGCTATACGTAAGGAGCTGAATGAGTTTAAGAGCCGAGAGATGGAGGTTCATGAAGACAGCAAACAGTTTACAAG
- the phactr2 gene encoding phosphatase and actin regulator 2 isoform X2: MGQTAVSAVSQSASVDGLEKSSVASCDVVVDNTSSTQNAHGSRQQRGKLSTLGKLFKPWKWRKKKTSDKFQDLSKVLERKISTRQTREELIRKGVLIPEQDEPISSENLNGHASSSLTPEEVKVDIESPEAPAEGPAAGPVGTEGKTSEKSVTKPPGRTNQVRPRDAPAKKQQTTAVATAGRAAGSTTAATAAATRHKEGASGAKKTAKATGKTATSTQAKANPRHTNTAGRGVAKSSNPKKTGGASKATPTTTSTPRSRVSKDAAARSEGTAAKPSRKSDPPTSSSEPQKASTETPSQPEELKSSPLSSHSKSHPSKTSGSKTEGPQVASKPDLNDIDSREETHKVVAPETTDQSSHINQTTEDTSFTGGEKNNSAQGEKRERTGVEEGEDVEKQRETDCSKDNGSRSAEGESEKPQGLSVKTDQAEVTVIPDRPRDSQTSDSDSDGPILYRTDDDDDEDDEDDYTNSSLASKIRRRDTLNIKLGNRPSKKELEEKNILPRSSETERHELRQQIGSKLVRRLSQRPTTEELEQRNILKQINEAEEKEAKQEIKRRLTRKLSVRPTVAELIARRILRFNEYVEVTDAKDYDRRADKPWTRLTPADKAAIRKELNEFKSREMEVHEDSKQFTRFHRP; this comes from the exons TTGATGGCCTGGAGAAATCATCTGTGGCCAGCTGTGACGTGGTGGTGGACAACACCTCCAGTACCCAGAATGCCCATGGGTCACGACAGCAGCGAGGCAAGCTGTCGACGCTGGGAAAGCTGTTCAAACCCTGGAagtggaggaagaagaaaaccaGCGACAAATTCCAAGATCTCTCCAAAG ttcTAGAGAGAAAAATCTCCACCAGGCAAACAAGAGAGGAGCTCATCAGGAAAGGGGTCCTCATCCCCGAACAAG ATGAGCCGATCAGTAGTGAAAACCTCAACGGCCACGCGTCGTCCAGTTTGACCCCAGAGGAAGTCAAAGTGGACATCGAGTCTCCTGAAGCCCCAGCTGAGGGACCAGCCGCTGGACCAGTCGGCACAGAGGGAAAGACATCAG AGAAGAGCGTTACTAAACCTCCTGGCCGGACAAACCAGGTGCGGCCTCGAGACGCTCCAGCTAAAAAACAGCAAACTACCGCTGTGGCCACTGCTGGGAGAGCTGCTGGCAGCACCACCGCCGCCACCGCCGCTGCAACCAGGCACAAAGAAGGTGCCTCAGGAGCTAAAAAGACAGCTAAGGCCACAGGAAAGACCGCCACGTCCACACAGGCTAAAGCTAACCCACGGCACACTAACACCGCAGGTCGAGGGGTTG CAAAATCATCAAATCCAAAGAAGACGGGAGGCGCGAGTAAAGCCACCCCTACCACCACCTCCACACCTCGTTCTCGGGTGTCCAAGGATGCTGCGGCCCGGTCTGAAGGAACAGCTGCAAAGCCCAGCAGGAAATCGGACCCTCCAACTTCTTCGTCTGAACCTCAGAAAGCCTCCACAGAGACTCCTAGTCAGCCTGAGGAGTTAAAATCATCTCCACTTTCCTCACACAGCAAGTCTCATCCATCCAAAACCTCTGGAAGCAAGACAGAGGGACCTCAGGTTGCGTCTAAACCTGATCTAAATGACATTGATTCAAGGGAAGAGACTCACAAAGTTGTAGCTCCTGAGACTACAGACCAGTCGTCTCATATCAACCAGACTACAGAGGACACCTCCTTCacaggaggagagaaaaacaacagcGCACAGGGGGAGAAACGTGAAAGGACAGGAGTGGAGGAAGGAGAAGATGtggaaaagcaaagagaaaCAGATTGTAGTAAAGACAACGGCTCAAG GTCAGCAGAGGGCGAGTCAGAAAAGCCTCAGGGCCTGAGCGTGAAGACGGATCAGGCTGAGGTGACCGTCATCCCCGACAGGCCAAGAGACAGCCAGACCAGCGATTCTGACTCGGACGGGCCGATCCTGTACAGGACCGACGATGACGACGACGAGGACGACGAAGATGACTACACAAACA GCTCTTTGGCCAGCAAGATCCGCCGACGCGACACCCTGAACATTAAGCTGGGCAACCGACCCAGCAAGAAGGAGTTGGAGGAGAAAAACATTCTGCCAAGAAGCTCGGAGACGGAGAGACACGAGCTCCGCCAGCAGATAGGCTCCAAATTAGTCAG ACGCCTGAGCCAAAGACCCACCacagaggagctggagcagagaAATATCCTCAAAC aaataaatgaagctgAGGAGAAAGAAGCCAAGCAAGAGATTAAAAGGAGACTCACCAGAAAG CTGAGTGTGAGGCCCACAGTGGCAGAGCTCATTGCTCGGAGGATCCTGCGGTTTAACGAGTACGTGGAGGTGACGGACGCCAAGGATTACGATCGGCGGGCGGACAAACCGTGGACACGGCTGACTCCTGCCGACAAG GCTGCTATACGTAAGGAGCTGAATGAGTTTAAGAGCCGAGAGATGGAGGTTCATGAAGACAGCAAACAGTTTACAAG